The genomic window TGGGTGTCTTAAGGCCTGATCCACTGTAAAAAATGATTTTGCACTATGACTGCTATGGATAGCAATGAGTTGAAGGCTCTGCAGCGTTGCAATAATGttttaacatttttcttttattagTTCCCATAAACAGCGAACTTGAAACGTGAAATGTAAACATTACTTACACAGGTCTTCCAGATCACATAAGAAAGTTTGCTTGCCAGCACTGCAGCTCCCTAGGGTCCAGTAGTGCACATGGGAAAGAACATTTAAGTGTCCTCACAGTTAAGTGGACCCTTAAGGCTGGGAAAGTCAATTGCAGTAGACTGTACCATTCTTTTCAGTCCGGAGCGAGAGATTAGacaagtgtgtgagagagtttttTAAGAAGTACCAACCTCAGGCCAACTCTGTATAGAACATGTTTTAAAGTATAAAAtattgggctggattcaactaacccaTTCTGCTAGTGGAAGCCAATGCAGGGACTCCCGCTAGCACTGTGGGGCTTTTCCCTTCTCCTCTTGGcgctgccccccccacctcttccATATCCAAtatggagggtcaggagaacccccaaaacagtgcacagggagaggagatgggagatggttccatcaggcaagcagaaatgcttgcactaacGAATCAGTCTccttagcactacattgaattccacccattgaaTGTAATGCGAGGAAAATGCCATGACTTAAAGAGTgcgcagctggtgcaaaataaaaatgaattgtaTCCACAATGTAATTTTTTGAATGTGTCTTGAAGTTCTAGATTCAAAACCAACGAGGGCATGTTTCTTACCCCCTCCGTTCATTGTACTggttactgtattttttaaaaaaatgaaagatttCCCCTTCTCATAGTGATTAATTCCTTACCTCAGAAAACCCATTAAGGGTCTTCCATTGTAGGAATTTCTGAGATGATGTTACATATTGCAACAGTTAGAAGACAAAATAGTTACAGTTGTGGAAGATTATTCTTCAGTAAATATAATAAACGGCTGAAATGTTTTCTCCTTTAAACAACTGATAAAGATATTGCTTCTGATATCACTAGTGCTGAAAATTGTCTAACATGCTTTTCTAATAGTCATATGTGTTATAccatatctttatttttaattcaagTCAAAATGTGTTCTAGACTGAGGGTTGGCTTGGCCACAATCTCTCATTTTGTACAGTGAATAAAGCAGATTGAAAAACAATTAAGGACAGACCTTTTTTCCACTCAGCTGAAATCCAGATATTTATACTTAACTTGACTCAGCCAAACCCTAACTTAATCTTTGTACAGTGACTGaacaatttatatttattttgtgttttaattgtatgttAATCTATTTTTAGCACAATGTTAATTTTAAGAGTTTtaagtgtttttaattgtttttaacttttttattgtTAACCACTTAGGTATTgtacaattaagcagtatataaatttaaagatAATGGAATAAGTTTTTTATGAATAGTAGTCTTGTTGTATAGTTTTGAAactttatctatctatttatcaatCAGCCCAATGATGGCAGAGTTAACACTGAAAACTATGGTAAAGTTATACCAGCAGGAGCTATTATATGGGGCATGGCAGTGGAATGCGGAGAGATACGCAGACATCATAGGTATGTTTGTGCTGCTGATATACGTTGGGAAAGCATGTTTAAACTTGGACAGGGAAGAGGAAATGTCTCCCTTTTAAAGataagatttttattttgctcatCCTGCTTGTTAGGTTGGATTCCACATAAGTGGAACTAACAATAACTTTGAGTTTTCTGCACTGAAATTCAGAAAACTTGAATCATCCTTTTTCCAAAACGAATCTCATCCCACATGGAAGATGTCAACCCATCTTCAATTTGGTCATCAATTTCCACTTATGTTCTTTTCTTATAGAATTCTCTCTTCATGTGCAAGAGCCTAATGTAATTTTTAAGGAAGAGAGTAAAACTTTCAGGGTATAAATACTAGAATGTGGGAAGGCTGTTAGATTAATACAATTTATTCTATGCTGTTAATTTAATTGACTGTGTTTTTACATTGCATGTTATTAACAAAAACAACCCTGCCCTTCTTATGGTTGAAAAGAAAgggatatacattttaaaatagaacACAATCATTACGTATGTCTTTAAGCTCAGCAAATCTTTTTTTGTGAGCCTCTCCTTAATGTGCCAAGAACCAATGCTGAGTTCAACACattctaagtgttggtgctgacctttaaagccctaaaccgccttggttctgtatacctgaaggagtgtctccacccccattgttcagcccagacactgagatccagcgccgagggctttctggcggttccctcattgcaagaagtgaggttacagggaaccacacagagggccttctcggtagtggcacccgccctgtggaacaccctcccttcagatgtcaaggaaataagcagctatcctatttttaaatgacatctgaaggcagctctgtttagggaagttttttaaatatttaatgctgtattttttttaacacttgattgggagccgcccagagtggctggggaaactcagccagatgggcggggtataaataataaattattattattattattcatgaatTGCATGATTTTGTCTTGTGAAACCTAATTTCTGTCTTTCCTTTTCTCAGGGTGGGTGCAAAAGAAATTGCTGATGTGTGCTTGCCAGAAACATTGGAGTTCCATAGTCCAGTGTACGCTTCTGTAAACTCAGATGAAAGTCTTGAACCTTACACCACTGAAAAACTCAGCAGAGTTCCTGGTGGCTATACGGCCCTCACAGAACACTTCCAAATTATGACAGCCAACTTTAACAACCTGCAGGTAACTTTTGGATCACATGGTGAATGAAATGTTTATCAATTGCAAAAGGATTAATGCAGAGGTAAAAGAGAGGTTCATCTGGATTTTATTCTGTATGGTGAGATGAAGGTGCACAGAAGATAAAAAGATGACTGAGGATATTCTACGGCCCCACAGTGGGATTAAGAAAGGACAGAAAGATGAGGCAtgagatggggagcctgtgacccttAAGATGTAGTTGAACTTCTATCAGCCCCATCTAGCAGAGCCATTGGTTATGGATGTTAAGAGTTATAGTATAGTGACATCTGAAAGGCAATAGGTTTCCCATCAGTGGATTAGGAAGACAGCTTTGCCATACAGTTCTATAAACTATTTCTTTTAGGAGCAGTCAGCATTGGATATTGCAAGCAGCTATAGTCATTCTAGATAGGCTCTGAGCTAGTACCAGTTAAGCCTGAGAGGGTAATGTGTTTCGTCGGTCATACAAGCATGCCTCTTTGATTTTTGACCCATGGGAAAATGTTTGCAAGCAAGATCTTAAAATACACCCCCTTGTATACAGGCAATTATTGCCATGCTCTGAATCAATAACTCTGTTTGCACCTTCACTTTATCTGGCATCTGAGATTAATAGGCAGAGTACAGCAAAGCACTTAGCTGTACTTTAATAGAAACTATAATGCAGTGATCTGTGGGTATGTTCCATCAAGATTTAAATACTTAAtattatatgtttaattttttaatactTCTGGGCAAAACTGTTATATGCTGAGCTTGAGCTGTCATTGAATCCTAAAAGATCAGTGTCTTGCAAAGGAGAAGCAGATAAAAAGTAAAAAAGGCCATCTTGGGAAATGTAGAAAAAGGTGGGTACCAGGGAGGGCAGGAGGACTCCACTGTTGAACAATGAAACTTTACTCTGGACTTCATCAGTGTTCTCTACTTAACATCTGCATATAAATTTGCTATTAATTGGTGGTGGTGAAAAACCCCCACCCTTTGAAAATAAAGAAttactgtaaaaaaaacaacaccacaatcTCAAGAGTGGTTTATGTAAGAAAGGAAAGTTTTGGAGCAtgacattcttttttattttggttttcctTACTCCTTGCAACCCAATTATGACTAGTATTTATCTGGGCTCAGCAGGCTCTGAGTCTTCTGGAAAGAAAGGCATCCCCATTTAGTGAGATTTCCATATTGGGTCCTAAAATATGTAATCATAATATATCTAATGCCAAATTTTAGGGATACTGTACAATAATTATTACTTATATATTCTTCTTTCATTCAAAAAAAGACTGTTATTTTTAGCTACCATTCAAATTCATGGCCATCAATGGCTAATAATCATTATGGCTATAGCTATATATTACATCCAATATTAGAGGCAGTGTGCTAGGAAACTTCAGTAGGAAAGTGCTGTTATGCCCTTGACCTGCTTCAgagatctggttggccattggggaacagaatgctggattagataagTTTTTAGTGTTATTCATCAGGGATCTTATGTTCCTATTCAGAAGGGCTCTTCTAATGCTCTCCAAcatattttgcttctttttttaccATTCTTGGTTAGGAGCTGAAAAGCTTTGCAACTCGTAAGCCGTCCAAGATCAACATGCCTGTTATTAAAGCAGGAATACTAGATGCCATTGTGGTCTGGTTTACGTTACAGCTTGATGATGAGCACACTCTCTCTACAAGTCCAAGTGAGGACACCTGTTGGGAACAAGCAGTGTACCCTGTACAAGGCCTCCTTGGTATGTCTTCGGGGTTTTATTTTTACGgtgacattaaaatgcattttctttctaGGATATGTGTCTGGCTTGTTTTGTATGTTTGAGATGAGAGGCAGGATTTCTAATAAGCAAAAAAAAGTTACTTTTCTTCATCGTTTTCAGGTAGCATTCTTAGGAACTATTTATCATACTGAGAAAGGTGAAGGTGCTCAACACTGAAAGCCTTCACTTTATGGAAATGTCATTTCAGTATATCTGGGCTGGGGAACGGAATTCTGATGGAATCCTTACCTTCCCGCACAGGTCAACTTTGATGGGTGGGTGTCAAATGCCTGGTGTCAAGGGGCAATGTCAATGGGGCTTGCTGTAACAGCCCATCAACTGCACCTTGAAGTTAGTTTGCAGAGGGATTCAAACTGTGCCAGCCAATAGGCATCTTCCCTCTGCTTGTGAGGCAGTCTCTTATGCAGCTGATCTCAGTGAGCCCCACATTAAACAAGTGGAAGCACACTTTAAATTGCATTACATGTGTTGTGTATTGAAGTGTAGGCACAACACAGGAGTGAGTAGTCAGCAACGGGTTAATGGGAGTGATTATTTTTAATTAGCTGCACCTGGGTTGGCTTGGAGCCCAGGTGCTATATATGGCTGGAGAGCTGGGCTTTTCAGCGTCTTCTGTTACTTACCTGATGAGATGAATAAAGATACTTTCGTACCACTGCTGGCTGGACGCACTATTTAACattggcgacgaaggtgggatccagCCAGTGAAGTGCAGTCATGACGCAGGCCAGTAGCAGCAGCACCCGGGAGGGATCGGCTAGCAGTATGGCAACACGTGGCTCGATTGAGGAATTTAATATCAATGAGCCAGAGGAATGGAGTGATTACAGAGATAGACTTAAGTTTTATCTCCATGCAAATAGGATTACCAGCGCTGAGGAGAGACTGGATACATTCCTCAGCGTGTGTGGAAAGGCTACTTTTAAACTTGCCAAGAACCTTATTGCTCCAGCCACGCTTGAGTCAAAGACTTTTGAGGAGTTGACTGAGGtgcttggcagccattttgagccAGCGCCTTCACAATTGGCCCGCAGACAGATGCCTTGAGGCTGCACTATTTAACAACATGATTAATAAATCAGTCAAATTTACTTGAATGAAATCCTTAAATAGAAATGCCAACTGAGACGATACCAGCCATGCATCATGAGGATTCCCAAACAAAAAAGGCTTAGCAGAGTAAGTTGAAGGCAAGGACTAGTAAAATTTGGCAGCTGGGAGTAGGAAGTCCAAGTGAGGATTTAGGAGTCCAAATTAGGAGTAAGTGGGGATGTAAATAGGGAGCTGTAAAAGTGGCAAACCTCATTTATCCTAAGCAAGTAACGTTCCTATATTttcacagtttaaaataaatgcttaCTCAAAATTAATCCCACTTAGTTCAGCAGCATTTCAGGGAGTACTTCCACTGACCTCAATGGGAAACATGattaggaatacagtggtacctctggttgcaaatgggatccattccagagccctgttcgcaacctgaaaggtccgtaaCATGAAGtgctgtgtctgtgcatgtgtgcaatgcaattcggtgcttctgcgcatgcgcgaattgccgaacccagaactaacccgttccggtacttccgggtttggcgtgttcATATCCCATGATGAACACAACCCGCagtggccgtaacatgaggtatgactgtacatggtTAATTTCCAATTTAATTTCTAATATCTATATCTTCAACTATTTCAGCCTAAAGTCTCGGAATTTAGACAGACaatatgtttgtattttaaaGTTTATCTCTGCATTCATCAGGACAAGTGTCTGCTAATCATCTGGACACAGGATAGAGAACAAAATTGTGACGTTTTACAGGATCAGCTTGGCTAAGCAGTTAATCCATGTTCCTGTTGATACccactttccccaccaccacctcctttcTAACATTTTATCATATTTCCTTTCTATCATGCATCACTGACAGATAGTTTGAGTCATTTTTAAATAGAAACTTTGTTTTTACAATGTAAGCCGCTAACATTGATAAATTGGTGAAAGCTGTAGTCAGTTGCACTCCGCATTAAGACAACTATTGGGCCTCTTTTGCTTCCACTCTAATAAAATCTGCTTGGCACGTGTTGCAGCATTAGAGGCTGATCAAAGGAGCTGTTAAAGTAGTGCATGTTTTAGGAAGAAGACTGGAACAGTAGTGAAGGCACAGTAAATAATGTATTTCATTCTCTATCCTTGTGTGATTTGAAGATTACTCTCTGAGATCTGGGGACTCAGTTACAATGGAAATATCATGCCAGGACTGCTATCTAAGGATCCAGAAGATTTCTCTTGTGACCTCAGAATATGGAATGGATGTGGAAAGAAATTTCAAGGAGAAGAATAGTGAGGCTGAGCTCTGCAGTGCTCTGGCCAGCCTTCAAACAACAAATGCACTGGGACAAGAATGCATGCTGGAATCTACTGAGATTGCTTTACTGAACAATAGGAGATACCACgaatgttttaaagctgcaatagGCAAAGTGCTGTCATCCTTAAGCCTCTGTGAGCAATCCATGGATGTGGACAGCCACAGTAATGAACTGAATCTTGAAAAGAACCAAAGCAAGAACTCAGTGACTCCTGATCCTTTGTATGTGTTGGACGTATCAGAGGGCTTTTCAATTTTGCCAGTAATTGCAGGCAAATTTGGGCCAGTTAAGGCCTACAGCTCTGTTGAAAAAGAACAGCACCAAGTAGCTCTCAGCCTGATTTCAGATGCTAACAAATTTCCTAAGGAAACTTTAGAGTTTTGGCTCAACCACCTACAGGATGAAAACATGGTATTACAGAGACCAAAATCTGACAAGTTATGGAGTATTATAATTTTGGATGTCATAGAGACTTCTGGTCTAATTCAACAGGACGTGATGGAAAAGGCTGCAATATCCAGGTATTGTATGACATGAAATTTTCCTGGACTATATTTTACTGTTATATTCATGCATAAAACCTTAGCCAATGTAATATAATTTGGAATGAGACTTAGCCAAAAGACTCTTGGAAAACAGTTCGTTCTACATTGAATCCATATGTGATCTGAACTTTTCAAATTAATGAGGCTGTTGTAGCTTTATGGGTCATAGCAATGTAGTTTCATGTAAGACTGAGAATAAACCTATTTAAAATTAGGCATATAAAATTAAAAGACGATGGAGTTGGCTCTGACTGTTTGGTCATGcttcttgcaaaaaaacaaaacataaacacaCCAAAGTACTTTAAACAGAATGCTTCTGATTGATGGTCTAAATCTTGATTTGTTGCAGGAAGCCTGAGGGCAGTGTGGAGGGAATAGTTgtgaacagtgcttttttctggggggacgcaggggtacgcgtgcccctaaacattttgtgaatctaagtttggccttattcatgggcagtatttcaatatgagtaggaaagtgagagtacccctaaacatttttttagaaaaaaagcactggttgtgaaTGTTAACACTTTATATTTTTTGTATAGATGTTTGCTTCACTCTGGAGGGAAGATATTCCCACAGCATGTGAAGATGTATGGAATGCTTGTGGAATCTAGGTCATTGCTACTTGAGACCACAGTTCAAGGGACAGATCCCACCCTCGGTTTCAACATTGCACCTTTTATCAACCAGTTTAAGGTATGAAATGTGTTACATTCATCTATATCCAGTTTAGCATGCTGTCTCAAAGATTAGGGTGCCAGAAAAAAGCTTCAATGTTTTATTAAAGCCACAATCCAGAGAACAGCAGCTTTAACCCTGTATGCCCAGGGGAAGgcctttcccttttcttaaaaaaattaaaatggaggTTTGCAGTGTGACACGGTGAACTGCTGATCAAATTAAAACATCTGTCTCACTGGATATGCAGCTGTCAAATCTTTATCAAAGCCTAATTAATTTCTTCATGTAATGTTTTGTAAGCAGTTTTCACTATTTTACAGTAACAATAAGGACATCTGATTTATTGAAAGCAGGGGAAATTCTGTTAATTCCAATAGTTTGGTGTAGAGCAAAACTGATGACCAACATTTGCAAGGAATATGTTAAGAAAGTAGGGCTATTTGAGCCATCCTGATGCTGTGGTACAGACATCCTTTTGCCTAAAGTGGGACAAGACCTAGAAATATATGCCCCAATGACAGAACTGGTCACTTGCCAAAGGCACACCACAGCTTTTTGAAAAGGCGTCACAATGATTACAATTAATCTCAAAACATGGTATATTCCATTTCAGGTGCCTGTCCGTGTTTTTTTGGATATGTCCACACTTCCACACACACCTTTGAGCAAATCAGTGGAACTTCTGCGAGTGGATCTCATGAATCCATACTTGAATTGCTCTAGTAGAGAAGTTAAGGTAAATCTAAGAGATGGTAGATATTGCATGCTTTATTTTATTACTCTGTCATTCTTTAGTATCAA from Lacerta agilis isolate rLacAgi1 chromosome 9, rLacAgi1.pri, whole genome shotgun sequence includes these protein-coding regions:
- the PRMT9 gene encoding protein arginine N-methyltransferase 9: MPNSKRRSRHRRNVGQEAGRRELVSRSLQSAQHCLENQDFGTAYAHYLLVLNLAPELKNDVKETFQYTLCKWAEELNSLTRFQDLFDCYEHALELFPNDEVICNSMGEHLFRMGFRDEAAAYFHKAVKLNPDFPDAKENFYRVANWVVERWHFIMLNDANRNLLYQKAIEKAVCSGCRSVLDIGTGTGILSMFAKKAGAPSVYACELSKTMYELACEVLGANDLDGEIKLLHMKSLDIEIPKHIPERVSLVVTETVDSGLFGEGIVESLIHAWEYLLLPPKPNDGRVNTENYGKVIPAGAIIWGMAVECGEIRRHHRVGAKEIADVCLPETLEFHSPVYASVNSDESLEPYTTEKLSRVPGGYTALTEHFQIMTANFNNLQELKSFATRKPSKINMPVIKAGILDAIVVWFTLQLDDEHTLSTSPSEDTCWEQAVYPVQGLLDYSLRSGDSVTMEISCQDCYLRIQKISLVTSEYGMDVERNFKEKNSEAELCSALASLQTTNALGQECMLESTEIALLNNRRYHECFKAAIGKVLSSLSLCEQSMDVDSHSNELNLEKNQSKNSVTPDPLYVLDVSEGFSILPVIAGKFGPVKAYSSVEKEQHQVALSLISDANKFPKETLEFWLNHLQDENMVLQRPKSDKLWSIIILDVIETSGLIQQDVMEKAAISRCLLHSGGKIFPQHVKMYGMLVESRSLLLETTVQGTDPTLGFNIAPFINQFKVPVRVFLDMSTLPHTPLSKSVELLRVDLMNPYLNCSSREVKVQVCKAGHVTGIPFCYHVYLDEDTVLDTSSKSSHWKQAAIVLDKPIQVQAGDELVLDVQYHNSNVSITVKQ